A stretch of the Bradyrhizobium sp. CCBAU 53351 genome encodes the following:
- a CDS encoding dicarboxylate/amino acid:cation symporter: protein MTQVAIQPAILRRHQPWYKILYVQVLIAIALGVLIGYVYPDLGKALKPLGDGFIALIKMMIAPVIFCTVVHGISSMGDLKRVGRVGLKSLIYFEAVSTVALAVGLLVGEILQPGHGFNIDPATIDPKSVATYVTKAKEEGIVAHLMAIIPDSYLGAIARGDLLQVLLISILSGFAIAFLGKAGEPIADAIDKAAKMFFGIIRIIVRVAPIGAFGAMAFTVGAYGLGSLLNLAALIGTFYLTSILFVLIVLGAIARLAGFSILRFIAYIKDELLIVLGTSSSETVLPQMIQKMEHLGASRSVVGLVIPTGYSFNLDGTNIYMTLATLFLAQATNTHLTIWQELGILGIAMITSKGASGVTGAGFITLAATLSIVPDIPIQSIAILVGIDKFMSECRALTNLIGNGVACVVISISEGELDREALHETMAHPLEIGEALEPGGSTAS from the coding sequence ATGACACAAGTCGCGATCCAGCCAGCCATCCTCCGCCGGCACCAACCCTGGTACAAGATCCTCTACGTCCAGGTCCTGATCGCGATCGCGCTCGGCGTGCTGATCGGCTATGTCTATCCCGATCTCGGCAAGGCTCTGAAGCCGCTCGGCGACGGCTTCATCGCGCTGATCAAGATGATGATCGCGCCTGTCATCTTCTGCACCGTCGTGCACGGCATCTCCTCGATGGGCGACCTCAAGCGCGTCGGCCGGGTCGGGCTGAAGTCGCTGATCTATTTCGAAGCGGTCTCGACGGTCGCGCTCGCCGTCGGCCTGCTGGTCGGCGAAATCCTCCAGCCGGGCCACGGCTTCAATATCGATCCCGCCACGATCGATCCGAAATCGGTGGCGACCTACGTCACCAAGGCCAAGGAAGAGGGCATCGTCGCCCATCTGATGGCGATCATCCCCGACAGCTATCTGGGCGCGATCGCCCGCGGCGACCTGTTGCAGGTGTTGCTGATCTCGATCCTCTCGGGCTTCGCCATCGCTTTCCTCGGCAAGGCCGGCGAACCGATTGCGGATGCGATCGACAAGGCCGCGAAGATGTTCTTCGGCATCATCCGCATCATCGTGCGCGTCGCGCCGATCGGCGCCTTCGGCGCGATGGCGTTCACCGTCGGCGCCTATGGCCTCGGCTCGCTGCTCAACCTCGCGGCGCTGATCGGCACGTTCTATCTCACGAGCATCCTGTTCGTGCTGATCGTGCTGGGCGCGATCGCGCGGCTCGCCGGCTTCTCGATCCTGCGCTTCATCGCCTACATCAAGGACGAGCTCCTGATCGTGCTCGGCACCTCGTCCTCGGAGACGGTGCTGCCGCAGATGATCCAGAAGATGGAGCATCTCGGCGCCTCGCGCTCGGTGGTCGGCCTCGTGATCCCGACCGGCTACAGCTTCAACCTCGACGGCACCAACATCTACATGACGCTGGCGACGCTGTTCCTGGCGCAGGCGACCAACACCCATCTGACGATCTGGCAGGAGCTCGGCATCCTGGGCATCGCCATGATCACCTCGAAGGGTGCCTCGGGCGTGACCGGCGCCGGCTTCATCACGCTCGCAGCGACGCTCTCGATCGTGCCTGACATCCCGATCCAGTCGATCGCGATCCTGGTCGGCATCGACAAGTTCATGAGCGAGTGCCGCGCGCTGACCAATCTGATCGGCAACGGCGTTGCATGCGTCGTGATCAGCATCTCCGAAGGCGAGCTCGACCGCGAGGCGCTGCACGAGACCATGGCCCACCCGCTGGAGATCGGCGAGGCGCTGGAGCCGGGTGGAAGCACGGCCTCATAG
- a CDS encoding SDR family oxidoreductase: protein MPQLDRSTSFPSRLVGQYALVTGASQGIGRAVAIRLAQEGATVAINYFEHDDRAEETLALARAASRDRGHGAPDHCIVKANVGDEQEIAAMFETILSRWKRLDCLVNNAGFQKESPSEALDIETYRRIIDVNLNGAVLCAQKALAHFVKRGAGGSIINCSSVHQIIPKPGYLAYSISKGGMANLTRTLALEFASRGIRVNAVGPGAIDTPINEAWTGDPEKRGVVTSHIPMGRVGTPEEIAAVFAFLASDDASYITGQTLYACGGLTLFPEFRENWAS, encoded by the coding sequence ATGCCGCAACTCGATCGCTCGACTTCGTTTCCCTCGCGCCTCGTCGGCCAATACGCGCTGGTGACCGGTGCCTCGCAGGGCATTGGCCGTGCCGTCGCCATCCGGCTTGCCCAGGAAGGCGCGACCGTCGCCATCAATTATTTCGAGCACGATGACCGGGCGGAGGAGACGCTCGCGCTGGCGCGGGCCGCTTCGCGCGATCGCGGCCACGGCGCGCCCGATCATTGCATCGTCAAGGCCAATGTCGGCGATGAGCAGGAGATTGCTGCGATGTTCGAGACGATCCTTTCGCGCTGGAAGCGTCTCGATTGTCTCGTCAACAACGCCGGTTTCCAGAAGGAATCGCCGAGCGAGGCGCTCGATATCGAAACCTATCGCCGGATCATCGACGTCAACCTGAACGGCGCCGTGCTCTGCGCGCAGAAGGCACTCGCGCATTTCGTCAAGCGCGGGGCAGGGGGCAGCATCATCAACTGCTCCAGCGTCCACCAGATCATTCCGAAGCCCGGCTATCTCGCTTATTCGATCAGCAAGGGCGGCATGGCCAATCTGACGCGCACGCTGGCGCTGGAGTTCGCCAGCCGCGGCATTCGCGTCAACGCGGTCGGTCCCGGCGCGATCGACACGCCGATCAACGAGGCCTGGACCGGCGATCCCGAGAAACGCGGCGTCGTCACCTCCCACATTCCCATGGGGCGCGTCGGCACGCCGGAGGAGATCGCTGCGGTGTTCGCCTTCCTCGCCTCCGATGATGCGAGCTACATCACCGGGCAGACCCTCTATGCCTGCGGAGGCCTGACGCTATTCCCCGAATTTCGCGAGAACTGGGCGAGCTGA